A window of Hordeum vulgare subsp. vulgare chromosome 5H, MorexV3_pseudomolecules_assembly, whole genome shotgun sequence genomic DNA:
TCGTTTCGTATGGCAAGGGACAGATTCGAAAACCAACATATTAAAGATGTAAGACTAAGATTGATCAACAAAAGGTCGAAAGATGGACGGTAATACAACCTACCATCTCCCTCAGAAGTCGCTGCACTAATTATCGGGGAACAAGATGGAGAAAATAATGAATTTGATATAATAGTTGAGACCAAAGAGAGAATGTTACAAAGGATTTCAGAGTTGCACCCAAGCTATATGTCAATGTAGTACCCCTTGCTTTTTCCATATGGAGAAGATGGTCTCAGACTAGAAATAGAGtatgaaaataaaagaggcaacaaaggtaaaagaaagtaTGTAACAATGCTGGAGTTTTATGCGTATCGCATCCAGCAACGTCTGAACCAAGCAGCAACCTTACAAATGAGTGGGCGTTTGTTCCTACAGTTCTTAGTTGATGCAACAACGTGCATTGAACAATGGAGACTAAATTGGTACAGGACAAATCAAGGGAAGTTGAGGACAGAACTGTACAGAGGACTGCATGATGCAATAGAAAATGGAGATACAAGAACTGAACAAGTTGGACAAAGAATTATATTACCCTCATCATATAATGGTAGTCCGAGAAATAAACAGCAAAACTACCAAGATGCCATGGCGAGATTTGTCGTTGGGCTGGATATCCTGATCTCTTCATCACTTTTACATGCAATTCGAAATGGCCGGCAATACAAGAAATGTTGGATCTGATTCCAGGCCAGAAACCTGAAGATCGTCCAGATATTGTTGCCAGAGTATTCATGTTAAAACTGAAGGAACTTATGAATGACATAAAAAAGGGGAAGTGTTTTGGACAAACAATTGCAAGTAAGTTTACCTACTAAGTACATATTCACTCTTTCCTAGATTATTGTCCCAAATCACTTCTTCTCAAATTTGTTTACTTTCATGTAGTTGTCTACACTATAGAGTTTCAAAAAAGAGGCCTCCCGCATGCACACATATTGGTGTTCCTACACCCAGATGATAAAGATCCCAGTCCTTCCCAGATCCACAAAATCATATCAGCTGAAATTCCTGACAAGAATACTGATCCAGACGGGTACGAAGCAGTGCAAAATTACATGATGCATGGTCCATGTGGTCAAGCAAACCTAAAATCACCATGCATGGTTGATAAAAGTTGTGCGAAACATTTCCCCAAGACTTTTTGCACTGAGACTACCATAGATGAAGAGaactatctactccctccgttccaaaatataagaccttttagggatttcactaggagactacatacagagcaaaatgagtgaatctatactctaaaatatgtctatgtacatccgtatgtagtttatagtgcaatgtctaaaaggtcttatattgaggaacggagggagtagtatatagaAGACGAGATGATGGCAACACTCTGaacaagaatggagtgaagctagACAATAGATTTGTTGTGCCATACAGTAGAAAACTACTGGTGAAGTATGAACCACACATAAATGTTGAATGGTGCAAcagatcaagatctataaagtatTTATTTAAATACATCCACAAAGGGGAAGATCGAACAACCGTCTTAATAGAAGCAGAAGAGCAACAAAGAGAAACAAGAGCTGCCAAATTAACCAACAGGGACGACGAAATCAAGAGGTACCTTGATGCCCGCTACATATCTCGATGTGAGGCCGCATGGCGCATATTTTAGTTTCCTCTTCAGTATAGAGAGCCTGCGGTTGAAAGGTTACAATTTCACCTACAAAACGAACATGTTGTCGTGTTCCCGGATTCAATGGATTTAGATCAAATTGTATCTCGGCCTAACATTGAAAAGACAATGTTCACAGAATGGATGACAACCAACCAGTTGCATGGGGAAGCTCGCAGTTTGACATATGCAGAGTTTCCAAACAAATGGACCTGGCATGCAAAAGATAAAGAATGGAGGAAAAGGTGTGGTGGAAAAAAACCATAGGCAGCGGTGAAAAATACTACTTGAGAATGCTGCTAAATACCGTGAAAGGATGCAGATCATATGAAGAAATACGAACAGTTGATGGGGTTGTACATCCAACATACAAATCCGCATGTTATGCTCTTGGGCTACTTAATGACGACAAAGAGTGGGATGACTGCATCAAGGAAGCATCCCATTGGGCCTCCGCTCCTCAAATGCGCCAACTTTTTTGCACAATACTTTTATTTTGCAAGGTGACGGATCCTGCAAAGTTGTGGCAAACAAATTGGGAGTTACTATCGGAGGATGTTCAACATCGGCAAAGAAGAATATCAAACTTTCAGACCCTAGAACTCAATTCAGACCAAATGAAGAGCCTGCTCCTGGCAGAGATAGAACAACTGCTGACTAAAGGTGGTAAATCTCTCAAAGTTTTTCCAGGAATGCCATTACCAGATAGTTATATTCTTCAAGATCTAAATAATAGATTAGTGGGTTGGTGATGTTATGAGAGTATTGTTGCAGAGAAGATGTTTCCCCCCTCTCCGCCCCGCTCCCCTCCCTGCTCCCCAGCCGCCTAGCCTAGCCAAGCCCACCGCCACTGACGCCCTCCGCCGGTGACCCTCCCGCCTACCCCTCCCTCCCCGGCCCTCGCCCTCCCCGGAGTCATGGCCCCCGCTGACGCTGGCTGTGGCACGAGCCCCCACCACCCCGAGGATCGCTGGAGAGACTCGGACAGCTCCTTGTCGGACTCGCGCTCCTACCGCGACGTGGTGCGCACTCCTCCACCCCCACCGCCGGCGCGCCAGCCTCCGTCCGTCCCTGCGCAGCCCCCGCGCGCCCCTGCGTCGACCCGCCTGGGGCCCCGCTCGGAGGTCCACCGCGCGGCTGATGTGGCCGTGGACGCGGTAGACGCCGGCGACGCCTAGGAGCTGCCGAGGAGCAATCACCACGCCGCCCCCGCCGCACGGACGCCCCCACGCCGCGTCTCCGTCACAACCCCACGCCGGAGGAGGCCGCCGGCCTCCGCTTCCGTTGCCTCGACCCCAACCACACCGTCCGCAACTGCACGAACCAGGTCCGGTGCCGGCGCTGCCTCCTCAACGGCCACGAGTCTAGAAAATGCACGTCGGAGCGTCTCGCCAGGGACCGCGCTCTGCTGCCGGCGACCACTCCGCCCCAGCAGCGCGAAACCCCGCCGCGGCCCAGCCAGCCCCCGTGCGCCACGACGCCCGCCGTCGGCCCTGTGGAGCAGCCGCGCGTCTTCATCCCGCGCTCCGTCGagatcgaggaggcggaggcggtgcTGCAGCGCGGGATGGTGGCCACCATCACTGGCTCCAGGCCGCCAGTTACAGCCGACGAGGTCGCGGACACACTCTTCGCCAACCTCGAGGTGCACCCCGGCGACTTCTCAGTCCACATCCACCACCCGGAAGACTTCCTCATCATCTGTGCCTCCCAGGCCACCAATGACCGCATCTATGGCGACCACCACATTGAAGGCCCCTCCTTCACGCTGTCTCTCCGCCCCTGGAGCAAGCTAGCCCACGCCGGCTCCGAGAGCCTAGATCACCGCGTGGAGCTCGAGCTCCGCAGCATCCCTGCGCATGCGTGGAACCTGGACACCGTGGAGCGCATCCTTGGCGACTCCTGCTGGGTCGAGCGCCTCCATCCAGGGACACGTTCCCGGATGGACCTCACCACCTTCCGGCTCTCCGAGCGCACCCGCGACCCGGCGTCCATCCGCCGCCATGCCACCCTCGAGATCGTGGAGACCATCCCAGCGCGCGTCCCCTCCCAGGCGCCCGCGGTGCGCACTCTCACGCACCGATGGCCGTGGCCCGGATCGTCACCACGGGCGCAAGCGTCGCCGCCCTAACGCGCCAGCCACGCCTGCCGGCCACGCCTGCGACACCACCCTCGACGCCCTGACCTGGTCGGCCGCAGGGGGCTCGCGTCGGGCCGACGGGGTCGCCATGGAGACTGACTGGCGCATCGTCGTTTCCCGCTCTCGTacggcgccgccgccaccccaatCGGGGCCCGCCACCAACGCGAGGAGGATGTCACCATGGCCTGGCCAGGACGGGGCCCGCCGTCCTCGTCGTCGAGCCAAAAGAGGAAAGTGGGTCTGGCAAAAGAAAGCCCGACAACCTGATCCTGCAGATGTGGACCCCCCCACGGTCCAAGCTACGACCGAACCACCTCTGGCCGGGACAGCTGGCGCCTCCTAGTCCATAAGCCGCCCAACCACGCCAGCTTCGGGGCCCGCAACTCCTGTGCACCGTTTGTCGCCTCCCTCGCATGACCAGGAGCTGACCTGCGCCTCGCCAGGAACGCGTGTCTCGCGGACCCGCTCGCCACCAGATCCCATGATTGGCAGCTGCGACATGGTCCCGGATTCGCATCCAGACAATGGCGGGCCCACTGGCTCGCAGCCCCTGCCGCCCACGATCCCCAAAGACGATACTTTGTCGGGACAAAGCGATTCTTTGGCGGCGTCATCCGCTGCACCCGAGGAAGATCCCACGTCGGGGCCATGCGACGCTCCGGCGGCGTCATCCGCTGGCACAACGCACAGTCCCGCGGCCCTGCCTGCGAGCGCTACTGGCCAGCCAGCCCGCGACCACGCCCCCGCGGATTCAAATCGCGCATGCAACGGGCCGGGCCCCGAGGCGAGCCCACAGCAAATGCCCTCGATTGGGTTGGGCCGTGACGCCAACGCCGAGCCTTGCTCCGGGATGAGGACACCCAGCCCCCTCCCTGCGGAAACGGCCCGCCCCACCCCTGACCGTTTTGCCTCGCCACCGATCACAATGAGGAGAGCGCGCCGGAGACCAGAGTCGCACCCAGCTCCCTGGACGCTGGGAGACTTCCTCACGGCGGCCACCGGGCAGCTTCGGGCCGCCCTGCCTACACCCGGGAAACGCCCGCGCCACCAATCCCTCAACTTTGCGCCGCGGCGCGGCCGTTCTGCAACGACGAAGAATGCGGCCTCGGCACCCCCCACCGCGGAGCGGCGTGCTCGCGTGCAGGTCCTGTGCACCCTGGGGATCGTCCGGGCCGACCAGCCCATCACGACCGAAGCTATGAAGGCCTACGACGGGGTCTTCGCGACCGTAATCTCGGCTGAGGTGATCGCGGCCATTGCCAAGCTGGTCGACCGCGAGCCACCGACGAGCCTGGCCGCGAGTCCACATACGCCTGTACCTGTTGGCTGCCTCGTGGAGGTCTAACCTGTAGTTGTTTCCCATCCTCGAACATGTTAGTTTATGGCTTACAACCTAAAGTTTGTGATTTGGAACGTCCGTGGCCTCAACGCATGTTCGCGATGCCTAGCGATCCACTCCCTCATGGCTACGTCCGACGCCTCGGTCGTCTGCCTACAAGAGACCAAGATGGAACTTATTAGTTCCTCCACTGTCCTAGAGGTGCTCGGGCCGGAGTTCGATGGCTACCTATACCTGCCCGCGGAAGGTAcacgaggaggaatcctcctggcATGGAAAAGCCGGGTCGTGACCATCTCCGACCCAATGCTCACCACCAACATCCTTACCGCCAGGGTCGCTGCGCCTGAGTGTACTCCGTGGTGGATCTCCGTGGTATATAGCCCCCAGGATGACAACGACAAGATCGCGTTCCTCCATGAGATCCGGGAGGTGCATCGTGACTGCCCGGGCCCGTGGATGATCTGCGGTGACTTCAACCAGATCCTGCACGACGAGAACAAGAATAACGGGCTCTTAGATAGGCGGATGATGGGCCGCTTCCGGCGCTGCGTCAACGACCTCGCACTGAAAGAGGTGTACCTCCACGGTCGCTGCTACACATGGTCTAACGCTCAATCCCCGCCCATACTGGTACACCTCGACCGCGTGCTCTGCACGTCAAACTGGGAGGATGTCGTCGGCATAGGCCACCTGCACTGCCTCGCATCTGTGGTTTCCGACCacagccccctcttgctggactgCTCCCCCACGCCTCTCGCCCACCGCCGTTTCCGTTTCGAGGAGTTCTGGCTACGTCTCGACAGATTCCAGCAGACTGTGGCGCATGCTTGGGTGTCAGTGGACGATGATGATCCTTTCCGGCGCCTCCTGCTGCGCCTGCAGGTCACCGCGAAGGCGCTCACCAGCTGGCCTGCGCGGTCGGTGGGCAGCGTAAAGCACAAGCTCGCGCTATATGCAGGGTGCTCATTCTCAGCTTCGACAAGGCCCAAGAGGAGCGTACGCTATCGCCGCTGGATGTGTGGCTGCACAAAGACCTGAAGCTGGCCTACCTGGGCTTCGCATCGCTGGAGCGGACCATCGCACGGCAGCGGGCGCGCATCGCCTCGCTGCGAGATGGGGACGCCACCACAACGTTCTTTCACTAGCAGTGCTCCTACCGCCGGCAAAAGAACACGATCTTCAGCCTTGCCACTACAGACCGGCTCCTCACCGAACAGAGCGAGATGTCCGAGGCCGTGTTCACGCACTTTGACGCCCTCATCggcaccgccgccgcccgcgaGTGCACGCTAAACCTGGAGCACCTGATCGACCCTGCCGATGATCTCTAGGACCTCGACACTCGATTCACGGAGGAGGAGATATGGGACACCATCAAGCGCTTGCCCGCGCGTAAAGCACCGGGGCCCAACGGCTTCACCGCGGAATTTCTCCGTGCCTGCTGGGGCTGCATCAAGCACGACATCGTCGCCGTCTTCCATCAGCTCTTCCAGCTACGGAGCAGAGGATTCCACCGCCTCAACCAGGCCATGCTCACGCTCTTGCCAAAGCGCCCTGATGCCCAGGCCATTGGCGACTATAGACCCATCAGCATCATCCATCTGGTCGCCAAGATATTCGCCAAAATGCTATCCCTACGCTTGGCACCAAAGCTGGAAAGGTTGGTCACCAGGAATCAAAACGCCTTCATCGCCGGCCGCTCCCTTCACGACAACTTTGTCCTCGTCCGGCAGTCGACGCGTCTCCTACACAGATTGCGCGCGCCCCGGGTCTTGCTCAAGCTCGACCTCGTGCGCGCCTTCGACACCGTCTCGTGGCCCTTCCTGTTCGAGGTACTCCGTCAGTACGGCTTTGGAGGCCGATTCCTCGACTGGCTGGCCCGCCTGCTGGCGTCTGCACGCACGCGAGTACTGATCAACGGCGAGCCAGGCCCCCCTATTTGGCATCACCGAGGGCTGCGGCAGGGGACCGATGTCACCTCAACTGTTCGTCCTTGTTGTGGACACACTGGGGCGCCTTATTAAGCGAGCCGTGTCGCTGGGCATCTTGGAGCAGCTGCACCCGCACCGCCCGTCCCGGAGATTTCGCTCTACGCTGACGACGTGGTACTCTTCTGCCACCCATCCCGGAGTGACATTGCTGCGATCAAGGCGATCCTGGAGCTGTTCGGTCGAGCCTCGGGGCTGCGCTTCAACTACAACAAAAGCTCTGCCACCATGCTCAACTACGATCCGGGAGATACAAACCTGACCATGGAGCTCCTTGGGTGCAAGATAGCGACCCTACCGCTCACATATCTCGGGATCCCCCTCACCATCTGGCGACCCTCCAGCGCCCAGCTGCAGCCATTGGTCGACAAGGTGGGGGGCATGCTCCCAGGCTGGAAATCTCGGCTCATGAACAAATCGGGCCGCCTCGCCCTCGTCAAGTCAGTTCTCTGCGCTATCCCCATCCACCAGCTCCTCGTCTTCGCCCCTCCAAAGAAGACCACCAAGCTCATTGAAAAAATTGAGAGAGGATTCCTCTGGGAGAGTCGTGCCGCCGCAAACGGTGGCAGCTGCCACGTCAACTAGCGACGCATCTGCCGGCCGCTTTCCCTCGGCGGCCTAGGCGTCCAGGACATGGAGCACGCGGGGCTCGCCCTACGACTGCGGTGGCTCTGATTCAGCCGTATCGACGAGGGTCGGGCTTGGCGCTGCCTCGATCTCCAATTCTCCAAGGACGAGCAGGCCCGGTTCTTCGCCTCCACCACACTGGACGTGGGGGATGGT
This region includes:
- the LOC123398424 gene encoding uncharacterized protein LOC123398424, which translates into the protein MRICMLDVQPHQLFVFLHMICILSRSICLETLHMSNCELPHATGEIVTFQPQALYTEEETKICAMRPHIEICSGHQGFWPGIRSNISCIAGHFELHVKVMKRSGYPAQRQISPWHLGSFAVYFSDYHYMMRCVFEAC